Proteins encoded by one window of Streptacidiphilus sp. PB12-B1b:
- a CDS encoding TetR/AcrR family transcriptional regulator: MIESSGRRERKKAATRQKIADTALRLFLERGYDAVGIRDVAAEADVAVTTVFAHFASKEALVFERDQDFEQRLTRAVTDRPAHEPLIPALHREVQALVRHCTAEGSAPVRRMIEGSPALREYEESMSLRHAQALAAALAADPRLSRSATACRATARFAIDAYALACRADDPGATVDEVFRMIKAAWEATASSAA; the protein is encoded by the coding sequence ATGATCGAGTCGTCCGGACGCCGCGAACGCAAGAAGGCCGCGACCCGTCAGAAGATCGCCGACACCGCGCTGCGCCTCTTCCTGGAGCGCGGGTACGACGCCGTGGGCATCCGTGACGTGGCGGCCGAGGCCGACGTGGCCGTCACCACCGTCTTCGCCCACTTCGCCTCGAAAGAGGCCCTGGTGTTCGAACGCGACCAGGACTTCGAGCAGCGCCTCACGCGAGCGGTGACCGACCGGCCTGCGCACGAGCCGCTCATCCCGGCGCTGCACCGCGAGGTCCAGGCCCTGGTGCGGCACTGCACGGCCGAGGGCAGCGCCCCCGTCCGACGCATGATCGAGGGATCACCCGCCCTGCGGGAGTACGAGGAGTCGATGAGCCTGCGTCACGCACAGGCGCTGGCAGCGGCGCTGGCCGCCGATCCCCGCCTGTCCCGGAGCGCGACCGCCTGCCGGGCGACCGCGCGGTTCGCCATCGACGCCTACGCGCTGGCCTGCCGGGCGGACGATCCCGGGGCCACCGTGGACGAGGTCTTCCGGATGATCAAGGCGGCCTGGGAAGCCACCGCCTCAAGCGCGGCCTAG